DNA sequence from the Pelagibaculum spongiae genome:
AGCTTGGCTGAGGCGGTCAATTCGATCGACAATCCATTGGCGGCGGTGATCATAATTTTTGCGAAATTTTTTAAGCAGGGTAGGATCTTCTCCGCACAACCACCCACGGCGTACGCATCGACTCACTACGTGGAGAAATGGATTGGCTTTTGGATCATAGAGAATCGCTCTGGGTGCTGGCATGTTGTTAAATGGACTGCTTTTTCAAGCGCCGCTCCTGCAACTTCAACGGTTGTCAGAGGCTAAAGCAAAGATACGTAGCTGTGAAATTGAAGTTTTTTTGTTTGTCATAAAGAAAATATTGGGTGGCGCATGTCCACGCATGTCCACGCATGTCCAGCAAGCATATTGGGTGGCGCATGTCCAGGGTGAGCTCGATATAGACTGGTGCGACTAAAACAGATTTCAGGCCTTACAGTCCTGTCAGAATGGAAGCTGATAACAATGAGAAAAAATATAAACTTCAAAGAATATTGGCTAGATACAGAATACTCTAAAACTCTTCACCTGATTTCGTGTTTTTTTCTGGCAGTTTTTGCTTGTGGCGCCAGCGGATCATACTGGTATATGTATTTGACTATCCCGGAGTTGGGATGCCATAAACACATATTACTTCTTTCATTTATCTACCTTCCTGTTCAGTTGGCTACTCTTTATTATCTGCTGTGCTTCAGAACTTCAGTACCAAGGTTTGCAAGAGATTCAATACAACTTGTTATTGGGCTTTCAAATATTTGGCTTGGCTTAATACTGTTTTCACTAGACTTGTGCAAACCATAATACTGGCATGGCACACTTCGCAACTTGCCCTGCCTTCTAACTCAATATTAAAAAACGGGCAAACAATTAAATATTTGCCCGCTTGTTTATTACTGCAACTTCAGCTCAAACGAAACACTACAGTTTGCAGCATCGGCAAAGCAATATGATTGCTGCTGGAGTTCACCTAATACTTGGTCAGACAGCAACTGATGCGCTCGAGTAGTTGGATGGATACTGTCCCAGAAAATAAAGTCTGCTGGACTACCATTTACTTGTGGAAAACCATTCGAGCCGGGAACAAAGCTGATCTGGCCATTCTGCTCGATAACTTGCAACCAAGTTTGTTGCGGATTAGCGAATTGCCCACTGGACGAAATATTATTAAAGAAACGAGCACCACTAACTGTTGTTACATTGTACTCCAGATCAGCAGAACGGCTTTCTCTGTAAAGTGTTACTTGTAAACGGCGGTTTACTAACTCAACAATTCGGTTTGCCTCTTCTGATCTTCCTTCTAACGCCGAAGAAATGCTAAAACGTGGCAAATCACCAATTTTAGGCAGCGTCAAAACAGCAATGTTTTTTGCGCCAGCACTTGCCAGTTGGAAAACGGAATCTGAAACCACCGAAACAATACGTTCAACTACTTGCTGACGACTAGTTAAATCGGAGTTACCTTCCAGAAAACCAACAATATCATTGCCACCGACTAAAATCGTATGTAGCGCTGCTGCCTTATTTCCCGGGAAATTAGTGACATAATTTCGAACCTGGCCTTGTAAACCCAAACCGGTATAGCCAGTTTGTTGTGCAAACAATCCATTCTGTGCAGCTTGTTGCAACTGAGTTGAATCGTGACCAATCGAACGAGCACCAGAAACTGCATAGTTAATTTGTGGCA
Encoded proteins:
- a CDS encoding SGNH/GDSL hydrolase family protein gives rise to the protein MKLLKTISAAAVSLAVLGLSVTASASQDNLPTIAGINSVVVFGDSLSDNGTLTALVQGVNQFNQSQGLPTLPVPPQRFSNGDLWVDYLSESLNVPQINYAVSGARSIGHDSTQLQQAAQNGLFAQQTGYTGLGLQGQVRNYVTNFPGNKAAALHTILVGGNDIVGFLEGNSDLTSRQQVVERIVSVVSDSVFQLASAGAKNIAVLTLPKIGDLPRFSISSALEGRSEEANRIVELVNRRLQVTLYRESRSADLEYNVTTVSGARFFNNISSSGQFANPQQTWLQVIEQNGQISFVPGSNGFPQVNGSPADFIFWDSIHPTTRAHQLLSDQVLGELQQQSYCFADAANCSVSFELKLQ